In Leopardus geoffroyi isolate Oge1 chromosome D1, O.geoffroyi_Oge1_pat1.0, whole genome shotgun sequence, a single window of DNA contains:
- the LOC123601269 gene encoding olfactory receptor 56A3-like, with product MTAHQNGTISSEVSDFLLNCFARSPSWKFWLSLPLSLLFLLAMGANSVLLITIRLEASLHEPLYYLLSLLSLLDIIVCLTVIPKVLAVFWFDLKSISFYACFLQMYIMNCFLSMESCTFMVMAYDRYVAICHPLRYPSIITDQFVAKAAVFILARNGILTVPIPILSSRLHYCRTNVIENCLCANMSVSRLSCDDVTINRLYQFAVGWTLLGSDLILIFLSYTFILRAVLRLKAEGAVAKALSTCGSHFILILFFSTILLVFVLTLVVKKKVSPDVPVLLNILHHVIFSALNPIVYGVRTQEIKQGIQRLLKKVW from the coding sequence atgACAGCGCACCAAAATGGCACCATCTCCTCTGAGGTTTCAGACTTCCTGCTGAATTGTTTTGCCAGGTCCCCTAGCTGGAAATTCTGGTTgtccctgcccctcagcctccTCTTTCTTTTAGCCATGGGGGCCAATAGTGTCCTCCTGATCACCATCCGGCTGGAGGCATCTCTGCATGAGCCATTGTACTACCTGCTCAGCCTCCTCTCCCTGTTGGACATCATTGTCTGCCTCACCGTCATCCCCAAGGTGCTGGCCGTCTTTTGGTTTGATCTCAAGTCCATCAGCTTCTATGCCTGCTTCCTCCAGATGTACATCATGAACTGCTTCCTTTCCATGGAGTCCTGCACATTCATggtcatggcctatgaccgctatgtaGCCATCTGCCACCCATTGAGATACCCATCCATCATCACTGACCAATTTGTAGCCAAGGCTGCTGTCTTTATTTTGGCTAGGAATGGCATTTTAACAGTACCTATCCCCATTCTATCATCCCGACTCCATTATTGTAGGACAAATGTCATTGAGAACTGCCTCTGCGCCAATATGTCTGTCTCCAGGCTCTCCTGTGATGATGTCACCATCAATCGCCTCTACCAGTTTGCTGTAGGATGGACCCTGCTAGGATCTGACCTCATCCTCATCTTTCTCTCCTATACCTTCATATTGCGAGCTGTGCTGAGACTCAAGGCAGAGGGTGCTGTGGCCAAGGCCCTGAGCACATGCGGTTCCCACTTCATCCTTATCCTCTTCTTCAGCACCATCCTTCTGGTCTTCGTGCTCACTCTTGTGGTGAAGAAGAAAGTCTCGCCTGATGTGCCAGTCTTGCTCAACATCCTCCACCATGTCATTTTCTCAGCCCTCAACCCCATTGTGTATGGGGTGCGAACCCAGGAGATCAAGCAAGGAATCCAGAGATTACTGAAGAAAGTGTGGTAA
- the LOC123601266 gene encoding olfactory receptor 56A3-like, which produces MTSHQNGTISIQVSDFLLNCFVRSPSWKLWLSLPLSLLFLLAMGANSVLLITIWLEASLHEPMYYLLSFLSLLDIVLCLTVIPKVLAIFWFDLKSISFYACFLQMYIMNCFLGMESCTFMVMAYDRYVAICHPLRYPSIITDHFVAKAAIFILARNALLTIFIPILSARLHYCGKNIIDNCICANLSVSKLSCDNIALNRIFQLIVAWTLLGSDLTLIIFSYTIILRAVLRLKTKGAAAKALSTCGSHFILILFFSTILLVFVFTHIAKKKISPDIPVLLNVLHHVIPAALNPIVYGVRTQEIKEGIRKLLRRARENRK; this is translated from the coding sequence atgACATCACATCAAAATGGCACCATCTCCATTCAGGTTTCAGACTTCCTTCTGAATTGTTTTGTCAGGTCCCCCAGCTGGAAGCTCTGGTTGTCCCTGCCACTCAGCCTCCTCTTTCTCCTGGCCATGGGAGCCAATAGTGTTCTCCTGATCACCATCTGGCTGGAAGCCTCTCTGCATGAACCCATGTATTACCTGCTCAGTTTCCTGTCACTATTGGATATCGTGCTCTGCCTCACTGTCATCCCCAAGGTCCTGGCCATCTTCTGGTTTGACCTCAAGTCCATCAGCTTCTATGCCTGCTTCCTCCAGATGTACATCATGAATTGCTTCCTTGGCATGGAGTCCTGCACATTCATggtcatggcctatgaccgctatgtaGCCATCTGCCACCCATTGAGATACCCATCCATCATCACTGACCATTTCGTAGCCAAagctgccatttttattttggccAGAAATGCACTTCTTACTATATTCATTCCCATCCTCTCTGCCCGGCTCCATTATTgtggaaaaaatataattgataattGTATCTGTGCCAATCTCTCTGTGTCCAAGCTCTCCTGTGATAATATTGCCCTTAACAGAATTTTCCAGTTAATTGTGGCCTGGACTCTTCTGGGCTCTGACCTGACCCTCATTATCTTCTCCTATACCATCATCCTACGAGCCGTTCTTAGACTCAAGACAAAAGGGGCAGCTGCCAAAGCTCTGAGTACTTGTGGCTCTCACTTCATCCTCATCCTCTTCTTCAGCACCATcctgctggtttttgtttttacccacattgccaagaaaaaaatttcccctGATATCCCTGTCTTACTTAATGTGTTACACCATGTAATTCCTGCAGCTCTCAACCCCATTGTCTATGGGGTACGAACTCAGGAGATTAAAGAGGGGATTAGGAAATTACtgaggagggcaagagagaacaGAAAGTAA